Proteins encoded in a region of the Terriglobales bacterium genome:
- a CDS encoding FAD-linked oxidase C-terminal domain-containing protein — protein sequence MPSSPIARELRKIVGSEAVLDRPEDRMIYEYDAGLSTGTPEVIVFPSTTEQVSQIARTASRMNVPLVPRGAGTGLSGGSIPRAGGIVLVFTRMTSILEIDAANRRAVVQPGVVNADLSAAVAQHGLYFAPDPASQRASTIGGNVAENSGGAHTLAHGVTVNHITGLEVVLPDGRVAHMGGKAVDSCGYDLTGLFVGTEGTVAIVTAITVKLTKIAEAVETLLAIFNTVDDAANTVASITSEGITPVALEMLDGKTLRCVEEATHAGYPMDSGAVLLIELEGLREMVTDQADAVRAVCQRHSAREVRRAANDAERQLLWKGRKTAFAALGRLAPAYYTQDGVVPRSHIPKVLRYIESVAQQCKLEIGNIFHAGDGNLHPCILFDMRDPDQVERTHQAGRMILQYCVDAGGTITGEHGVGMEKNELMPLLFTDNDLEVMALVHDAFNPKSIFNPQKLFPTPRSCRETNIVRSSGVPR from the coding sequence GTCCCGAAGACCGCATGATCTATGAGTACGACGCCGGACTATCCACCGGTACGCCTGAAGTGATCGTATTTCCCAGCACCACCGAGCAGGTATCGCAGATCGCGCGAACCGCCTCGCGCATGAATGTGCCGCTGGTGCCCCGGGGAGCGGGAACCGGTTTGAGCGGCGGCTCCATTCCGCGAGCCGGCGGCATCGTGCTGGTGTTCACGCGCATGACATCGATTCTGGAAATCGATGCCGCCAACCGCCGCGCCGTGGTGCAACCGGGCGTAGTGAACGCGGACCTCTCGGCCGCCGTCGCGCAGCACGGGTTGTACTTCGCGCCTGATCCAGCCAGCCAGCGCGCCTCCACCATCGGCGGCAACGTCGCGGAAAATTCCGGCGGCGCGCACACCCTGGCCCACGGCGTCACCGTGAACCACATCACCGGGCTGGAGGTCGTGCTGCCTGACGGGCGCGTGGCGCACATGGGCGGCAAAGCCGTGGACTCCTGCGGCTACGACCTCACCGGCTTGTTCGTCGGAACCGAAGGCACGGTGGCGATCGTGACCGCGATTACCGTCAAGCTCACCAAGATTGCCGAAGCGGTGGAAACGCTGCTCGCCATTTTCAACACCGTGGACGATGCGGCCAACACCGTTGCCTCCATCACTTCGGAAGGCATCACGCCGGTCGCGCTGGAAATGCTGGATGGCAAGACCCTGCGCTGCGTCGAGGAAGCTACCCATGCCGGTTACCCGATGGATTCCGGCGCGGTGCTGCTGATTGAGCTGGAAGGACTGCGCGAAATGGTGACCGACCAGGCCGATGCCGTGCGCGCGGTTTGCCAGCGTCACAGTGCGCGCGAGGTCCGGCGCGCCGCCAACGATGCCGAGCGCCAACTGTTGTGGAAGGGACGCAAGACGGCTTTCGCTGCGCTCGGGCGCTTGGCGCCGGCCTACTACACCCAGGATGGCGTCGTCCCGCGCAGCCACATTCCCAAGGTGCTGCGCTACATCGAGAGCGTGGCCCAGCAATGCAAGCTGGAGATCGGCAACATCTTCCACGCCGGCGACGGCAACCTGCATCCGTGCATCCTGTTTGATATGCGCGATCCGGACCAGGTGGAGCGCACCCACCAGGCCGGCCGCATGATTCTTCAATATTGCGTCGATGCCGGAGGCACCATTACCGGCGAGCATGGCGTCGGCATGGAAAAGAACGAACTCATGCCGCTGCTGTTCACCGACAACGATCTGGAAGTCATGGCCCTCGTGCACGACGCCTTCAATCCGAAATCCATCTTCAATCCGCAAAAACTTTTTCCGACTCCGCGCAGCTGTCGCGAGACCAACATCGTGCGCAGCAGTGGAGTTCCGCGATGA
- a CDS encoding (Fe-S)-binding protein: MYSKCIHCGLCLQQCPTYRVLGREADSPRGRIYQVLQVDAGRLQIGDSFATHLDRCLGCRACETACPSGVKYGRILERARAEIESNFKRPWLEQRLRAWFFGAMLHDHRNLARWASRLRFYQRSGLQGLARSSGILKLMGMDKVEALAPSIDEKFFFSQLGATYRGAGEARGRVLFHAGCIGSVAFSALNEATVRVLNANGFDVFVPKGQLCCGALPAHAGYRQEARALARGNIAAIMESTRDPVVTNSAGCGAMMKEYGELLEAGTEAKRACEFAAQVKDITEFLAQAGLRPPKRKLKARVTYQDPCHLAHAQGIRSAPRELLKAIGAELVEMAHPDYCCGSAGTYNVTQNRLSMDILEQKMDEVTAARAEIIATANTGCMLQLRAGVKARGLKMRVAHVVELLDESYRNS, encoded by the coding sequence TTGTACTCCAAGTGCATTCACTGCGGCTTGTGCCTGCAGCAGTGTCCGACCTACCGCGTGCTCGGGCGGGAAGCGGATTCGCCCCGCGGCCGTATTTACCAGGTCCTGCAAGTGGATGCCGGGCGATTGCAGATTGGTGACTCCTTCGCTACACACTTGGATCGCTGCCTCGGATGTCGCGCCTGTGAAACGGCCTGCCCCTCGGGCGTGAAATACGGCCGCATCTTGGAGCGGGCACGGGCCGAGATCGAGTCAAATTTCAAACGGCCCTGGCTCGAGCAGCGGCTGCGCGCCTGGTTCTTCGGGGCCATGCTCCACGACCACAGAAATCTTGCGCGCTGGGCAAGCCGGCTGCGGTTCTACCAGCGGTCGGGACTCCAGGGCCTGGCGCGCTCCAGCGGCATTTTGAAACTCATGGGAATGGACAAAGTGGAGGCGCTGGCGCCCTCGATTGACGAAAAGTTTTTCTTTTCACAGCTCGGCGCCACCTATCGCGGCGCCGGCGAGGCTCGCGGGCGCGTCCTCTTCCATGCCGGGTGCATCGGCAGTGTTGCCTTTTCCGCGTTGAATGAGGCCACCGTCCGCGTGCTGAATGCGAATGGATTCGACGTCTTCGTACCCAAGGGCCAGCTTTGCTGCGGCGCTTTACCGGCGCACGCGGGCTATCGCCAAGAGGCGCGGGCCTTGGCGCGGGGAAACATAGCCGCAATCATGGAGTCAACGCGCGACCCGGTGGTCACCAACTCTGCCGGCTGCGGCGCAATGATGAAGGAATACGGCGAACTGCTGGAGGCTGGCACGGAAGCGAAGCGGGCGTGCGAATTTGCCGCGCAGGTGAAGGACATTACCGAGTTCCTGGCCCAGGCGGGGTTGCGGCCGCCCAAGCGGAAACTGAAGGCGCGCGTCACCTACCAGGATCCCTGCCACCTGGCGCATGCGCAGGGCATTCGATCCGCGCCTCGCGAATTGTTGAAGGCCATCGGCGCGGAACTGGTCGAGATGGCACATCCCGATTACTGCTGCGGCAGCGCCGGCACCTACAACGTAACGCAAAACCGGCTGTCAATGGACATCCTGGAGCAGAAGATGGACGAGGTCACGGCCGCGCGCGCCGAAATCATCGCCACCGCGAACACCGGATGCATGCTGCAACTGCGGGCGGGAGTGAAAGCGCGCGGGCTGAAGATGCGCGTGGCGCACGTGGTTGAATTGCTGGACGAATCCTATCGCAACTCCTAG
- a CDS encoding ACT domain-containing protein — protein sequence MGRITQLVIEAEDKPGMLATICSEMAAKAVNITAIMAAYDQPGGRIRMVATPHAAARKVLDAIHLTYDEEEAVAIRVTDRPGALGRATRKLADRGINVLYAYGSIVKGSERALIIVGVHDIEKAEGVL from the coding sequence ATGGGGCGCATTACGCAACTCGTCATCGAGGCCGAGGATAAGCCCGGCATGCTTGCGACCATCTGCTCGGAGATGGCCGCCAAAGCCGTGAACATCACCGCCATCATGGCGGCCTACGACCAGCCGGGTGGACGCATCCGCATGGTGGCAACGCCGCACGCAGCGGCCCGCAAAGTTCTGGACGCGATCCATTTGACGTACGACGAAGAGGAGGCGGTCGCCATTCGGGTCACCGATCGCCCGGGCGCGCTGGGTCGTGCCACGCGCAAGCTAGCCGACCGCGGCATCAACGTGCTCTATGCCTACGGTTCGATCGTGAAAGGCAGCGAGCGCGCGCTGATTATCGTGGGAGTCCACGACATCGAGAAGGCGGAAGGCGTTCTATGA
- a CDS encoding FAD-binding oxidoreductase translates to MSATSTAAGLARELAAIAGEQHTTEDPARTAEFAIDEVSPRAVVSPASAEEVAAIMKLAHAEDLVVVPAGGFTHQFTGMVPAKIDILLRTSRLKALEHYDAGDLMIGVGAGTTPAEVEAVCGPHGQMLPLDAAQPQRSTMGGALASAAHGPLKHSYGGLRDYCTGVRFVTADGKVAKAGARVVKNVAGYDLMKLLIGSYGTIAVITGASFKLFPRPRQTRTFIARFANLKEALDFRDRVLASPLTPLCLEIVSPHAAEIIHGDSHAAKTEPWRVLLRAAGSDAVLARYRAELGAAVASEAAGDDEREIWRALPEFPHALFERSRNAMLLRVDVALQDAGPVLEAAERAATDNNFVCAVSGRIGVGSLLVGLVPVAVDPPSAMQYVNAISFLRGAVPRQGSAIVLRCPLEAKRRCSVWGSTPNDVETMKAIKQAFDGKNILNRGRFLF, encoded by the coding sequence ATGAGCGCGACCTCGACAGCGGCGGGACTGGCGCGTGAGCTGGCGGCAATCGCCGGCGAGCAGCACACCACCGAGGATCCGGCGCGCACGGCGGAATTCGCCATCGACGAGGTCTCGCCGCGCGCGGTGGTCTCGCCCGCATCCGCGGAAGAGGTGGCGGCGATCATGAAGTTGGCGCACGCTGAAGATCTGGTCGTCGTGCCGGCCGGCGGGTTCACTCACCAGTTCACCGGGATGGTTCCCGCGAAGATCGATATCTTGCTGCGCACGAGTCGCCTGAAAGCCTTGGAACACTACGATGCCGGCGACTTGATGATCGGCGTCGGCGCCGGTACGACGCCGGCCGAGGTGGAGGCAGTATGCGGGCCGCATGGACAGATGCTACCGCTCGATGCCGCGCAGCCTCAGCGGAGCACCATGGGCGGAGCGCTGGCGTCGGCGGCGCATGGACCGCTCAAGCACTCCTACGGCGGCCTGCGGGATTACTGCACCGGGGTGCGCTTTGTCACCGCCGACGGTAAGGTCGCAAAAGCCGGCGCGCGGGTGGTGAAGAACGTTGCCGGATATGACCTGATGAAGCTGCTGATCGGCAGCTATGGAACCATTGCGGTGATTACCGGCGCGAGCTTCAAGTTGTTTCCCCGCCCGCGGCAGACGCGTACTTTCATTGCCAGGTTTGCGAACTTGAAAGAGGCGCTGGACTTCCGTGACCGCGTACTCGCTTCACCGTTGACGCCGCTTTGCCTGGAAATTGTTTCGCCGCACGCGGCCGAGATCATCCACGGAGATTCGCACGCCGCCAAAACCGAACCCTGGCGGGTCCTGCTGCGCGCCGCCGGCAGTGACGCCGTGCTGGCCCGTTATCGCGCGGAGTTGGGCGCGGCGGTGGCAAGCGAAGCCGCTGGCGATGATGAGCGCGAGATCTGGCGCGCGCTCCCGGAATTTCCCCACGCGCTGTTCGAGCGCAGCCGGAACGCCATGCTGTTGCGAGTGGATGTTGCATTGCAGGACGCGGGCCCGGTGCTGGAAGCGGCAGAACGCGCGGCGACGGACAATAATTTTGTGTGCGCTGTCTCAGGCAGGATCGGCGTCGGATCTCTGCTGGTCGGGTTGGTGCCGGTCGCGGTGGATCCGCCCTCCGCGATGCAATACGTCAACGCGATTTCATTCCTGCGCGGCGCGGTGCCGCGCCAGGGGTCGGCAATCGTGCTGCGCTGCCCGCTCGAAGCCAAGCGGCGCTGCAGCGTCTGGGGCAGCACCCCAAATGATGTCGAGACCATGAAGGCAATCAAGCAGGCATTCGACGGCAAGAACATCCTCAACCGCGGGAGGTTCCTGTTCTGA